A single genomic interval of Phaeodactylum tricornutum CCAP 1055/1 chromosome 5, whole genome shotgun sequence harbors:
- a CDS encoding predicted protein, producing the protein MPIWNWKTFILLCAFRIANTFLVNSYFDPDEFWQIMEPAYCRVYNVKSLCPGLTWEWKRRAPESAINFLDRSMQGPARAYLSVLPTYIYFFILKASGMDSYWLISRGPMVLFAVTVAAPIDMAVYYAAGWLEPIKGSNQSGVAAWCLFCSLCSWFNGYTLVRTFANNQEAESVILAIALVAPELIGNRSARYALLRSCMAFLIGGFGVGIRFTSIAAFIPMGVLLALRHLTLLKRVCYLLVPCAFFGLAGLSFGMLVDRYFFGFWTLPFLGNFHFNVVLDYASLYGSHPMHWYFTIGVPALAGLLLPFLCFDFWELTNGRSSYGKQNLWIIVLSYVGIMSFNDHKEFRYILPVLPLFCLLVGSHVQALLSGSTWRARFLRLTFVGANLITLVYLGMFHQSGPILVNQKIVELVRKSQETTDVSIHYLTGACHSTPLHSSLHVPPFQFRTWSLDCSPDCRAGLNRVCETEEFVDNPAAFVDKAYFPCLNDENLCTANATRNGTPDFVVTFSSFVRDISAPLHLLGLQEVARFPDHINGARFGNWTLGSDFLAPNYRHFMIAGGMEISLEEMVLFARPCYIDDAIKCE; encoded by the coding sequence ATGCCTATTTGGAACTGGAAAACGTTTATTCTGCTTTGCGCTTTTCGCATCGCGAATACTTTTCTTGTGAACTCTTACTTCGACCCAGATGAATTCTGGCAGATTATGGAGCCAGCTTACTGCAGAGTATACAATGTCAAATCCCTTTGCCCTGGCCTTACTTGGGAATGGAAAAGACGTGCTCCAGAGTCGGCAATAAACTTTCTTGATCGCAGTATGCAAGGTCCAGCGCGAGCATATCTATCAGTGCTGCCGACGTATATTTACTTTTTTATTCTGAAAGCGTCGGGGATGGATTCTTACTGGCTCATTTCGCGAGGACCAATGGTTTTATTTGCTGTAACGGTTGCAGCACCAATTGATATGGCGGTGTATTACGCCGCTGGTTGGCTGGAACCAATAAAAGGTTCCAACCAGAGCGGTGTTGCTGCATGGTGCCTCTTCTGTAGTCTCTGCTCTTGGTTCAATGGATACACGCTTGTCAGGACTTTCGCCAATAACCAAGAAGCTGAGTCTGTTATTCTGGCGATTGCTCTGGTCGCTCCGGAATTGATTGGTAATCGCTCGGCGAGGTACGCTCTTTTACGCAGCTGCATGGCATTTCTAATTGGAGGATTTGGTGTTGGTATACGCTTCACTTCGATAGCCGCATTTATACCAATGGGTGTTTTATTAGCGTTGAGGCACCTTACCTTGTTGAAAAGAGTTTGCTATCTACTGGTACCTTGCGCTTTCTTCGGATTGGCTGGCTTGAGCTTCGGAATGCTTGTCGATCGTTACTTCTTTGGTTTTTGGACGCTCCCTTTTCTGGGGAATTTTCATTTCAACGTTGTTCTCGACTACGCCAGCCTCTATGGTTCACATCCCATGCACTGGTATTTTACCATTGGAGTTCCCGCGCTTGCGGGTTTACTTctgccttttctttgttttgaCTTTTGGGAACTTACCAATGGACGATCCTCGTACGGAAAGCAAAACTTATGGATTATCGTTTTGAGCTATGTCGGGATTATGTCATTCAATGACCACAAGGAATTTCGCTACATTCTTCCCGTTCTTCCTCTCTTTTGTCTACTGGTTGGCTCCCATGTCCAAGCCCTACTTTCAGGATCGACCTGGCGGGCTAGATTTCTTCGCTTGACATTTGTTGGTGCAAACCTAATCACTCTCGTGTACCTTGGGATGTTCCACCAGAGTGGCCCGATTCTCGTGAATCAAAAGATAGTTGAACTCGTACGCAAAAGCCAGGAAACGACTGATGTTTCGATCCATTACCTGACTGGGGCCTGTCATTCGACTCCACTTCATAGCAGCCTTCACGTACCACCATTTCAATTCCGCACTTGGTCATTGGACTGTTCTCCAGACTGCCGGGCAGGTCTCAACCGTGTCTGCGAGACAGAAGAGTTTGTAGACAATCCTGCAGCCTTTGTTGACAAAGCATATTTTCCTTGCCTGAATGATGAAAATCTTTGTACCGCCAATGCTACTCGAAATGGTACTCCTGATTTTGTCGTGACTTTCTCGTCCTTTGTCCGGGACATTAGTGCTCCGCTGCATCTTTTGGGGCTTCAAGAAGTTGCGCGCTTTCCCGATCACATCAACGGGGCTCGATTTGGTAACTGGACGCTGGGAAGTGACTTTCTCGCGCCAAACTATCGACATTTCATGATTGCTGGCGGGATGGAAATCAGTCTTGAGGaaatggttttgtttgcGCGTCCATGTTATATAGACGACGCCATAAAATGTGAATAA
- a CDS encoding predicted protein, with protein MGVRTKTVKKSARTIVEKYYPRLTVDFHTNKRIIDDVAILPSKRMRNKIAGYTTHLMRRIAKGPVRGISLKLQEEERERRLDFVPEVSALEQETIQIDPDTRDLLESLGYGKLNGVAVNQAHTRD; from the exons ATG GGTGTCCGAACTAAGACCGTAAAGAAGTCCGCTCGGACGATCGTGGAGAAGTACTATCCCCGCCTGACCGTGGACTTCCACACCAACAAGCGTATCATTGATGATGTAGCTATTCTGCCTTCCAAGCGCATGCGCAACAAGATCGCTGGATACACAACGCATCTGATGCGCCGTATTGCCAAGGGACCCGTCCGTGGTATTTCGCTGAAGCTACAGGAGGAAGAACGTGAACGACGATTGGACTTCGTTCCGGAAGTTTCCGCCTTGGAACAAGAGACTATTCAAATTGATCCGGACACACGAGACTTGCTCGAAAGTCTGGGATACGGAAAGCTGAATGGTGTTGCCGTCAACCAAGCACACACCCGTGACTAA
- a CDS encoding predicted protein has product MIATYYAMASLSSGKIIETDQLYSEKTLSWLKQALELIQKNVSVNQRTIEGYASTYLSRYADDSEDELVDEDESRSSCSSEDESSGDAKGNNIGDPDAHCSTSATSTELSSERRFTHRKKTITDDRQRTNLVRKHVESLNKFLFPIIDPKYTVLSLPAALLPKEEFQSNNALKACQLYLKLASDLAAKRKTIVVLFLRSGRFAGAVFQGRDCLAHRVLTRYTVRKGQGKAQSSQDSQRRAKSMGSQLRRAGEQSLREDMSATVKEWKVHFDNAALVMVSCPKTMRKSLFDSVEVVLSRDDARVRRVPLDLGRPTFENVSLIYESLLTVQVREVNEPVLKPKMYVEVEGAEKKETTPANTSCPDSSEGKEDDDLAIPLTALHVAAKTGCAQVLKDLLADDCTDINLLAGPDLMTPLHYAADSTLSDNVAAHSAAECITVLLIEGKANPGLVDIRHRPPYFLASQDKVRDAFRMARARLGESFCAWDDDAKVGPPLAESDLKLRKEKEAEKRRKKKIKQKEKKAKERVETEAFAKHKEEEEIRLQEEKEAKRIRDGLESKASSATNVCDFCQTVCSGRRRSQMLKRLDYSYCSSECVQKHKRELIAAAALSRFVG; this is encoded by the coding sequence ATGATTGCGACGTATTATGCAATGGCTTCTTTATCGAGCGGAAAAATCATTGAAACAGACCAGCTGTATTCCGAGAAGACTTTGTCGTGGCTTAAGCAAGCACTTGAGCTTATACAGAAGAATGTCTCCGTCAATCAGCGAACAATAGAAGGCTACGCCTCGACTTACCTGAGCAGGTATGCGGATGACTCGGAGGATGAACTTGTAGACGAGGATGAATCAAGATCGTCGTGCTCTTCTGAAGACGAATCTAGTGGCGATGCGAAAGGCAATAATATAGGAGACCCCGATGCGCACTGTTCCACTTCGGCGACCAGTACGGAACTCTCTTCCGAAAGGCGTTTCACGCACAGGAAGAAAACAATCACCGATGATCGGCAACGTACGAATTTGGTACGAAAGCATGTTGAATCGTTGAATAAGTTTCTCTTTCCCATCATTGATCCAAAGTATACGGTTCTAAGTCTACCAGCGGCCTTGCTTCCCAAGGAAGAGTTTCAAAGCAACAACGCTCTGAAAGCTTGCCAATTGTATTTGAAGCTCGCTTCAGATTTGGCTGCGAAGCGAAAGACGATAGTCGTTCTCTTTCTACGATCGGGACGTTTCGCCGGTGCCGTCTTTCAAGGTCGAGATTGTCTTGCACATCGTGTCTTGACGCGGTACACTGTTCGCAAAGGTCAAGGAAAGGCGCAATCGTCGCAAGACTCCCAGCGCAGGGCAAAGTCTATGGGATCGCAGCTGCGACGCGCTGGTGAACAATCCCTCCGAGAAGACATGTCGGCCACAGTCAAGGAGTGGAAGGTGCACTTCGACAATGCCGCATTGGTGATGGTATCATGTCCTAAGACAATGAGAAAGAGCTTGTTCGACAGTGTGGAAGTCGTCCTGTCCCGTGATGATGCTCGTGTACGGCGAGTACCGCTCGATTTGGGCCGACCAACGTTCGAAAATGTTTCCTTGATTTACGAAAGTCTATTGACGGTTCAGGTAAGAGAAGTAAATGAGCCAGTTTTGAAACCGAAGATGTATGTTGAGGTAGAAGGAGCAGAGAAGAAAGAGACCACGCCAGCCAACACAAGTTGCCCCGATTCTTCGGAGGGaaaggaagatgacgattTAGCGATACCATTGACGGCGCTACATGTAGCGGCCAAGACTGGATGTGCACAGGTTCTGAAAGATCTGCTTGCGGATGACTGCACGGACATAAATCTATTAGCCGGTCCAGATTTGATGACGCCATTGCACTATGCGGCAGATTCGACCCTTTCTGACAATGTGGCGGCTCATTCTGCTGCTGAGTGCATAACGGTCTTGCTAATAGAAGGAAAAGCTAATCCAGGCTTGGTCGACATACGGCATAGACCCCCGTACTTCTTGGCTTCTCAAGACAAAGTCCGTGATGCCTTTCGCATGGCCCGTGCAAGACTGGGCGAATCATTTTGTGCCTGGGATGATGACGCAAAGGTAGGCCCGCCGCTCGCCGAGTCGGACTTGAAATTacgaaaggaaaaagaggccgagaaacgacgaaaaaagaaaatcaaacaaaaagaaaagaaagccaaagaacGCGTTGAGACAGAAGCGTTCGCCAAACataaggaagaagaagaaattcgatTGCAAGAGGAGAAAGAAGCCAAACGGATACGGGATGGTCTGGAGTCGAAGGCTAGCTCCGCAACCAACGTGTGTGACTTTTGTCAGACGGTCTGTTCCGGTCGTCGCAGAAGCCAAATGCTCAAACGTCTCGACTACTCCTATTGTAGTTCCGAGTGCGTACAAAAGCACAAGCGTGAATTGATTGCAGCTGCGGCTCTATCTAGATTCGTTGGCTAG
- a CDS encoding predicted protein: METLDQLATRLKSTRTNTSGLTILITGATRINPLNRIILVGRTQAKADIARNEVITVLPKDEGHEENVIALACDHCSLNSVKPFEAELRAKLKETYRVEKWAMNGIDVLCLNAAVLVPQGSEPEFTVDNLEVTFQTNYLTPFLVGNCVLDLLNPGGRVVVATSGLHVGQTLNFDGMIDDESGSAKKEFSMIDDSEFHFKQCYTLSKVCNVAYCLELNRILQPRGIVANCFSPGLMTTSGLFRHQCYSGDSGTFVQNKHVLMKEKTVEWGAGALVFMVLADMSGRRGGEFWRDSNSTKGAKAIYGKEFCPCAISEESISQEKRTQLWRLSCELAGIPCDHNQIEY, from the exons ATGGAAACGCTGGATCAACTAGCAACGCGATTGAAAAGCACACGGACGAACACATCGGGTCTCACAATTCTCATTACGGGAGCCACAAG GATTAACCCATTAAATCGCATTATCCTCGTCGGCCGGACTCAAGCAAAAGCCGACATTGCACGGAACGAAGTAATCACCGTATTACCCAAAGATGAAGGCCACGAAGAAAATGTTATAGCCCTTGCATGCGATCACTGCTCATTGAACAGTGTCAAACCATTTGAAGCTGAATTGCGCGCCAAGCTGAAAGAAACATATCGGGTGGAAAAGTGGGCCATGAATGGCATCGATGTACTCTGTCTGAATGCTGCGGTGCTGGTACCACAGGGTTCAGAACCTGAATTTACCGTCGACAACCTGGAAGTTACGTTCCAGACAAACTATTTGACGCCATTTCTAGTTGGGAACTGTGTTCTTGATTTGCTGAACCCTGGAGGTCGCGTTGTCGTGGCAACCAGCGGTCTTCATGTTGGGCAGACTCTAAACTTTGATGGGATGATTGATGACGAAAGCGGAAGCGCAAAAAAGGAGTTCAGTATGATTGACGACAGTGAGTTTCACTTCAAGCAATGTTACACATTATCTAAGGTCTGCAACGTTGCCTATTGTCTCGAGTTGAACCGCATTTTGCAACCCAGAGGTATAGTGGCGAACTGTTTTTCGCCCGGACTCATGACCACGTCGGGTCTCTTTCGCCACCAATGTTATTCGGGCGACTCAGGCACGTTTGTACAAAATAAACATGTGCTCATGAAAGAGAAAACCGTCGAATGGGGTGCCGGTGCGTTAGTATTCATGGTACTGGCCGATATGTCGGGCAGGCGAGGTGGTGAATTTTGGAGGGATTCCAATTCTACAAAAGGTGCAAAAGCTATATACGGAAAAGAATTTTGCCCCTGTGCCATTTCTGAAGAGTCTATCAGCCAAGAGAAGCGAACGCAACTCTGGAGGCTATCGTGTGAACTAGCCGGCATTCCTTGTGATCACAATCAAATTGAGTATTAA
- a CDS encoding predicted protein, with product MSLLAGDDHRLLAVRAVDLVSAMAPSDLVLEAFRQEHPSLKEDSCAGTTVAVQEIFGSMVNILYEDEMGPSKRYLQRLLLKFISVVVGEDRTESEALMQLLLKGLSIRNSFPDANECCHVSFRIQRLRHEIPLRIRIFPQHNDVALRMWEAGAVLSEFFVQCGGLLAGRKVVELGAGTAVTGLVAAGCCKASHVHCTDFTQASLDNMKHNVAINEPWLRQKRPKEEPQSVISSGYLEWGEFGNGIDENLNPEAAVNPLLVPSADHLIQGDTLIAADVVYDKAILSPLVRTIWYFLTATTSSPHEKTAIFATTIRNQSTFQLFQEQLHSQGISSQILLSRKECGNLQLVFPMNFIQPRSDVVIYSLHLQRKPTK from the coding sequence ATGAGTCTCCTTGCCGGGGATGATCATCGATTGCTCGCCGTTCGCGCCGTCGATTTGGTATCGGCAATGGCACCGTCTGATCTAGTTTTAGAAGCCTTTAGACAAGAGCATCCTAGCTTGAAAGAAGATTCATGTGCGGGCACAACTGTCGCTGTACAAGAAATCTTTGGCTCCATGGTAAACATTTTATACGAGGACGAAATGGGTCCCTCGAAGCGGTACCTACAGCGCCTTCTGCTCAAGTTTatttccgtcgtcgtcggtgagGATCGCACCGAATCAGAAGCCCTTATGCAGTTGCTCTTGAAGGGATTGAGCATCCGCAATTCCTTTCCCGACGCAAACGAATGCTGCCATGTTTCTTTTCGAATACAAAGATTGCGTCACGAAATACCCCTGCGCATTCGAATTTTCCCGCAACACAACGACGTGGCGTTACGAATGTGGGAAGCCGGCGCTGTCCTTTCAGAGTTCTTTGTCCAGTGTGGGGGACTTCTGGCAGGTCGCAAGGTCGTGGAGCTAGGTGCAGGAACTGCGGTGACTGGGCTCGTCGCTGCGGGCTGTTGCAAGGCTTCGCATGTCCACTGTACTGACTTTACCCAGGCTTCGCTTGACAATATGAAACATAATGTGGCAATCAACGAACCTTGGTTGCGACAGAAAAGACCGAAGGAGGAGCCGCAAAGTGTTATCTCGTCTGGATACCTCGAATGGGGAGAGTTTGGAAATGGCATTGACGAAAATCTGAATCCCGAAGCTGCTGTAAACCCGCTGCTGGTTCCTAGTGCGGACCACCTGATCCAAGGCGATACTCTTATTGCTGCTGATGTAGTGTACGACAAAGCAATTCTTAGTCCCTTGGTTCGAACAATTTGGTATTTCCTAACAGCGACTACCTCGAGCCCTCATGAAAAGACTGCGATCTTTGCTACGACAATACGAAATCAAAGCACATTCCAGCTGTTTCAAGAGCAACTTCATTCCCAAGGAATATCATCCCAGATTTTACTTTCCCGCAAAGAGTGTGGTAATTTACAGCTTGTATTCCCAATGAATTTCATTCAGCCTCGGAGTGACGTCGTGATATACTCCTTGCACCTGCAAAGGAAACCTACGAAGTGA
- a CDS encoding predicted protein — protein sequence MHRISLKRKSSEFSILLTRRSNDSCFRTNHLSNLNFATFSLTRICQNRILEGYFQATKSSQRTLRTYQSSSYASLGLHEDSHHSNAEDVIGVSFGNLPQQGADAVENSKFKFRAKNRASQSMTEQIPKSIEEIIVFHETLHNSHLRIHWTKERESLLRRERRKLGTTNQPAEESMDRFQSTGSILTHATEHEEESPQVSLLPDPSLSTTFVPLTKKEPPGDEKCDNSFSHQALSKSDASFDGLYDLETIAFLDSLVSFRDENEYDGNLSSMAVKPSLIGRTSVSNVWPQKRNLSPESSQPAKRKSIEQHEPFVASANITSKPVSPNVAAQDARVEASLLPETGSIINNDEGTGKQFPKFSDDETPSLNLLSTQQEMLFAAVSLLRATSDREWKRFDQFVESDDEDADSAIDNANENLRDDTISFNSIDDSAKAKDKYLRGSIESYSIDDITEDVLLGNLMLSTLEYNLLLANLALSPTHSTDDAFSLLMRLYRHVTKLSEMGVGACTPDGLTYEILILTFGRRLQAYAAGMDLIKEMMDTSRFTPRALLAAFELCRQRSDLNLTKEILQQAISDESRSFPIPNSVYSTYLSMLKPEDATEEALQVLQTCLKEEAIYRPSIHVWTKLVHTLCWGSHQNEKRRNLLGNVFRFLLSKWTDFVPDARLRRIGLDLSQQIPDPKMAHDLIQTVLKHEVLKQRHTSASRRSSGEQIRHGTSASSLLLSPTEDERNRGKNSFRGYSVPSADVTKAMEICARCDEMDKCESILKKIDNLGYAVDPALHSTLYSMVLKGYAKTGNTTAVVRLLSHMRVSGMKLSDELYGTAIHCYAVSNQAEEACALLECMKSNSFNDGVSPGDACYNALILAYIQGEEWDAALSIFAEMKNLGISPDPTTSHGLLLAFFKSGGLSSAAEFVTTLLSTKAGINGQTCTLALRFFIPELQACSDTASMRKKLRELGMSWRKVGVFQKVFLRKY from the exons ATGCATCGCATATCgctgaaaagaaaaagctcgGAATTTTCTATTCTGTTAACAAGGAGAAGTAACGACTCATGCTTTCGTACCAACCACCTTAGCAACCTCAACTTTGCTACTTTCTCGCTCACGCGGATCTGTCAAAACCGAATCCTGGAAGGCTACTTTCAAGCTACGAAATCTTCCCAGCGAACTCTCAGAACGTATCAGTCGTCTTCTTACGCATCACTAGGCTTGCATGAGGATAGCCATCACTCGAATGCAGAGGACGTGATCGGTGTTAGTTTCGGCAATTTGCCTCAACAAGGTGCCGATGCCGTCGAAAATAGCAAATTCAAATTTCGAGCAAAAAATAGAGCTAGCCAAAGTATGACAGAACAGATACCAAAGTCAATTGAAGAGATCATTGTGTTTCACGAAACTCTTCACAATAGTCACTTGCGAATACATTGGACCAAGGAGCGAGAGTCTCTCTTGCGGCGGGAGCGACGGAAGCTGGGGACGACGAATCAACCAGCTGAAGAATCGATGGATAGATTTCAATCTACTGGCTCGATTCTGACTCACGCAACAGAACACGAAGAGGAGTCTCCACAGGTTTCTTTACTACCGGACCCTTCACTCTCGACAACGTTTGTCCCTCTTACAAAAAAGGAACCACCTGGAGACGAGAAATGCGATAATTCCTTCTCTCATCAAGCTCTGAGCAAAAGCGACGCCTCTTTTGATGGCTTGTACGACTTGGAGACGATCGCTTTTTTAGACTCCcttgtttcgtttcgagacGAAAATGAATACGACGGAAATCTCTCTTCGATGGCAGTCAAGCCTTCGTTGATTGGTAGAACAAGCGTTTCGAATGTCTGGCCACAGAAGAGGAATTTGTCTCCAGAAAGCTCACAGCCAGCTAAAAGAAAGAGTATTGAGCAGCATGAGCCTTTTGTTGCTAGCGCGAATATTACAAGTAAGCCGGTTTCCCCCAATGTAGCCGCTCAAGATGCTCGAGTGGAAGCTTCCCTCCTTCCCGAAACTGGGTCTATCATTAACAATGATGAAGGGACTGGGAAGCAGTTTCCTAAATTTTCTGACGACGAGACTCCATCATTAAATTTGCTATCTACCCAGCAAGAAATGCTGTTTGCTGCAGTGTCACTTTTACGCGCAACTAGCGACCGAGAATGGAAACGCTTTGACCAATTTGTCGAATCAGATGATGAGGATGCAGATTCTGCCATCGATAATGCGAATGAGAATCTTCGAGATGATACTATTTCATTCAATTCGATTGATGACAGCGCTAAAGCAAAAGACAAATATCTACGTGGGTCGATAGAGAGCTACTCGATTGACGATATCACTGAGGATGTCCTCTTAGGAAACTTGATGTTGTCTACATTGGAATACAATTTGCTTTTAGCAAATTTGGCACTGTCGCCAACACATTCCACAGACGATGCTTTTAGTTTACTCATGCGTCTATATCGACATGTGACGAAGCTGAGCGAAATGGGTGTAGGTGCATGCACTCCTGACGGTCTCACATATGAAATTCTTATTTTGACTTTTGGTCGAAGACTACAAGCATACGCTGCAGGAATGGATTTAATAAAGGAGATGATGGATACTTCTCGATTTACCCCCCGAGCACTGCTTGCAGCCTTTGAACTTTGCCGCCAGCGATCAGATTTGAATCTCACTAAGGAGATCCTCCAACAAGCAATCTCAGACGAATCTagatcttttccaattccaaaCAGTGTGTATTCCACCTATCTCAGCATGTTGAAACCAGAAGATGCAACCGAAGAGGCTTTGCAGGTGTTGCAAACCTGTTTAAAA GAAGAGGCCATATACCGACCAAGCATTCACGTTTGGACAAAGCTTGTCCACACTTTATGCTGGGGATCGCATCAAAATGAGAAGAGGAGAAATCTTTTAGGAAAtgtttttcgatttcttctgTCTAAATGGACCGACTTCGTTCCAGATGCTCGGTTGCGCCGAATTGGATTGGATCTGAGTCAGCAGATTCCTGATCCCAAAATGGCTCACGATTTGATTCAAACTGTCTTGAAGCACGAAGTGTTGAAGCAGCGTCACACTTCGGCCTCTAGAAGGAGCTCCGGGGAGCAAATACGACACGGCACATCAGCTAGCTCCTTGCTCTTATCACCGACAGAGGATGAACGAAACAGGGGAAAGAATAGTTTCCGCGGGTACTCCGTGCCGTCGGCAGATGTGACGAAGGCGATGGAAATTTGCGCTCGCTGTGACGAAATGGACAAATGCGAATCTATCCTTAAAAAGATTGACAACCTTGGTTATGCAGTCGATCCGGCCCTCCATAGTACATTGTATAGTATGGTCCTGAAAGGATATGCCAAAACCGGAAACACAACAGCCGTGGTTCGACTGTTGTCACACATGCGGGTATCTGGGATGAAATTGAG TGATGAGTTGTATGGCACTGCAATCCATTGCTACGCCGTTTCAAACCAGGCTGAAGAAGCGTGTGCGCTATTGGAATGTATGAAGTCAAATTCGTTCAATGACGGCGTAAGTCCAGGTGATGCTTGCTACAACGCACTAATTCTTGCGTACATCCAAGGTGAAGAATGGGACGCTGCGTTATCAATCTTTGCCGAAATGAAAAATTTGGGAATTTCTCCTGATCCAACTACGTCACATGGCCTACTGTTGGCGTTCTTCAAATCAGGTGGGCTCTCGAGCGCAGCAGAGTTTGTCACCACTCTGCTATCGACGAAGGCTGGTATCAACGGACAGACATGCACTCTTGCTCTTCGCTTCTTTATTCCTGAGCTACAAGCCTGCTCTGATACAGCTTCCATGCGCAAAAAGCTCCGCGAACTCGGTATG AGCTGGAGGAAGGTCGGAGTATTTCAAAAAGTCTTCCTGAGGAAGTATTGA